The following nucleotide sequence is from Citrus sinensis cultivar Valencia sweet orange chromosome 6, DVS_A1.0, whole genome shotgun sequence.
CACTCCATCAAAAATAACATGGAAGCGACATGCCAACTAATTTGTAAGAGAGTAGGTCTGTCTTCACCCCTCAAAATTTCTCATAAAAcccctttttaaaaataaataaataaacataaataatcaaagacaaattaattattattttttattttaaataaaatttaatgttttaaataaaagataacGCCCATTCCATTtcggtgattttttttattatttattttgattttattacaaCAGCtagtttacttttaattagTCTATAATATCAGAACTACGGATGCACAGTCCGAAGACATGGTCCGTTGGCACGGCGTAAGCCACAAATTATCGGAAAATCACTGTCAATTCTGCTTATTAAcaagacaataaaattttgttttgtaataattaagcCTATGTTTGTAGAATTTTGTAGGCAGCCTGCCTCTTCACAAGGCCCTCGAGCTTTTCACAAAGCGATCCTagaaatatcattattatcatGCAACACGTGCACCACGTGTTTAATAATAGTACGGCCTATTTATGTGCATTGTAAGTAAGGAGTAGGAgcatattattgaatatgtcATActgtaatttataataaactcATATCTTATCACACATGATGATAGTTCAATTACTTTGTATGctacaaattattaattttaaatgacaACTTAATTAAGAGTTGTTGTatattacttataattttaacatagcaacaaataaaacaatcaCAAATAAGTTAAATTCTCATTTGTTGACACATTCTCACAACAAATGGATATCTTTATCCTATAAATATCATGTAACAAGTattcaataattatatattttaaaattcaaacaatttAGTGAGAAACTTGCTAACaacaaaagttgaaaaaaaaaaactaattttattgcaAAACAAGTaaacaacccaaaaaaaaaaaaaaaaagtaagagaTTGATTGAGGACATGCTTAGACTCTAAGTTGAttgaattaatataattttttcggactttcaaaaaaatataatgaaaataaatactaaaatacgtaccataataactaaaaaaaaatttaaaataataaaattttaaaatcctaaaaaaagTTCCTACGTCATAAAAGCTAAACCTACATAACGGGCATGGCAGTGCGTGGGTGTATATATAGATGCACATGCAGTTGAAGAATGGAAACCCAGCATTGTCTCCTCAGTCACAGTccctataattaataaattcatacgtAGCAACAAAAATctgtaagaaaaaaaaaaatttaaacaaaaatgagCAGTCCCCATGTTGTGGTAATACCGAATCCAGAACAAGGGCATGTAATTCCTTTACTAGAGTTGTCACAAAATTTGGCTAAGCATGGCCTGAGAATCACATTTGTGAACTCGGAGTATAATCACAAGCGGGTATTGGAATCATTAGAAGGAAAGAATTACATTGGGGAGCAAATCCATCTGGTGTCGATCCCTGATGGAATGGAACCATGGGATGACAGGAGTGATATGAGAAAGTTGTTAGAAAAACGTTTACAGGTTATGCCTGGAAAGCTGGAGGGGCTCATAGAAGAGATCCATGGAAGAGAAGGTGAAAAAACAGCTTGTCTCATTGCAGATGGGGCCGCGGGGTGGGCTATTGAAGTCGCTGAGAAGATGAAACTCAGGCGGGCGGTTGTAGTGATAACCTCAGCAGCAACAGTGGCCTTGACATTCAGTATCCCTAAGCTGATAGAGGATGGGGTCATTAACAGTAACGGtaagatttttaattctttctttgtcttaataattaatttgttctgtctttaattaatatattatattataagaatAAGTAATTAGGAGTGCGCGGTAGGCAGAAGAATGATGTGAAAAGTCGTAAAGTAACAGATGCGCGCATGATCACATTGTATATATGGTTGTATTGATCATTAATGTATAGAATTTGATATCAGGGACTCCAATCAAGGAACAAATGATTCAATTGGCACCAAATATGCCTGCAATAAGCACTGGAGAACTATTTTGGACTGGCATTGGTGACTTAACCATGCAAAAAttcttctttgattttatgGTGAAAAACATGAGAGCGACGAGAGCGGCAGATTTCCAGCTATGCAACTCAACATACGAGCTGGAGGGTGGAGCATTCAGTATGATTCCGGAGCTTCTTCCAATAGGACCACTTTTGGCAAGCAACCGGTTAGGAAATTCAGCAGGACACTTTTTGCCAGAAGACTCAAAATGTCTGGAATGGCTAGACCAACGGCAAGCAAACTCAGTCATTTATGTTGCTTTCGGGAGCCACACGGTACTCGAGCAAAATCAGTTCCAAGAATTAGCATTAGGACTTGAAATCTGCAACAGGTCGTTCTTATGGGTGGTGAGGCCAGATATTACCAATGATGCAAATGATGCATACCCTGAAGGATTTCGAGAGAGAGTAGCCGCTCGAGGACAGATGATCAGTTGGTCTCCTCAGCAGAAGGTTCTCACCCACCCTTCCATTTCCTGTTTCATGAGCCACTGCGGTTGGAATTCCACCACGGAAGGTGTGAGCAACGGAGTCCCTTTCCTGTGCTGGCCATTCTTTGCTGACCAATTCATGAACACCACCTACATTTGTGATGTTTGGAAGGTGGGATTGAGGCTTGAAAGAAACCAAAGTGGTATTATCGGAAGAGAAGAAATTAAGAACAAGGTGGATCAAGTGCTCGgtgatcaaaattttaaggcAAGGGCCTTAAAGCTTAAGGAAAAAGCCCTCAGTAGTGTCAGAGAAGGTGGTTCATCCAACAAGGCAATTCAGAATTTCGTTCAATCCATCAAGCAATGGCCCGCATGAAATTGAgccatatattattattattgttattattattgttgttgttgttgttaccATGTTTAAAATCGAAGTCATTCGAAATTCTCATATGTCCATTCtatgttataaattaattaagaatgtGTTTGGCACCTAGCATTACATGGTATTATGATCCCatattgtattaaattaatacaatcTCATGTTTGGCTAAAATTTGACTTCGTAATTGCACCGCATGATATTATTGTTGCAATACACCAACCGCCGCATAAAATAAACCCATGGGGGTGTCGTGATTATGCGTGATAGCATTACAAAagtaagagaaaataattcttCTTCGAAACACGATCTTCCGGCTTGGaacaaaatttctcttttcaaaACTCAATCTTTCTTCTTCACCGAATCTATCATTGAACATAGAACAGCCACAACTAGTCGACGTCGTGAAGTGCTCCGACGCAACACCGCAGCTATTGTTCCAGCGCCTCTATGCCACACATTCACATCTACTTGTAACATGATGAGTTTTGTTGCGCAACAACCCGTGCGGCACTCAGACAACTTCTAACACAAAAgttgctaagtaagcctaATGATCTTCTCAAACTACTCAAGTAACAATACTAGAGATAAAAGAGAGCAAGATAGtcaagtataattttattactcacAAAGAGAAAATACAAGAGAGCTTTAGAGCTTGTGTGTGTGCTGAAATATGCTTGGTGTGGTGAGCAAAAATGGCAAGTGCCATGGGGTATTTATAGACTTGGATGCCAAGCTCATGAAGCTTCCGAGCAACTTGCATAGATATCTTTATAAGACTTTAATGCACAATTCTAAAAAACTCTAACCTATTGACAATTGTGGAAAATTCTATATTTTAGGCCGGACTTGAATGGTTGCTAAGCGCACCACAGTACACAGCCGCCCAGTGTTGAGTGCACAACACTGCCAAGTACATTCCGCTATTTAGCGAAGCACACCCCACTTCTAAGCTCATCTTGTTGTTAGGCGGATTTTTATTAAACGTACAGTGCGTGCAAAGTTAGCCGCCATTAATGACAAATTTGAGAGCCCCATTACATACTGCTCCGAACCAAGCAAC
It contains:
- the LOC102629191 gene encoding UDP-glycosyltransferase 83A1-like; translated protein: MSSPHVVVIPNPEQGHVIPLLELSQNLAKHGLRITFVNSEYNHKRVLESLEGKNYIGEQIHLVSIPDGMEPWDDRSDMRKLLEKRLQVMPGKLEGLIEEIHGREGEKTACLIADGAAGWAIEVAEKMKLRRAVVVITSAATVALTFSIPKLIEDGVINSNGTPIKEQMIQLAPNMPAISTGELFWTGIGDLTMQKFFFDFMVKNMRATRAADFQLCNSTYELEGGAFSMIPELLPIGPLLASNRLGNSAGHFLPEDSKCLEWLDQRQANSVIYVAFGSHTVLEQNQFQELALGLEICNRSFLWVVRPDITNDANDAYPEGFRERVAARGQMISWSPQQKVLTHPSISCFMSHCGWNSTTEGVSNGVPFLCWPFFADQFMNTTYICDVWKVGLRLERNQSGIIGREEIKNKVDQVLGDQNFKARALKLKEKALSSVREGGSSNKAIQNFVQSIKQWPA